The following proteins are co-located in the Solanum pennellii chromosome 8, SPENNV200 genome:
- the LOC107028750 gene encoding cytoplasmic 60S subunit biogenesis factor REI1 homolog 1 yields the protein MKSLICNCCNKEFFDENEQKIHYKSEWHTYNLKRKVAGVPGLTEALFKARQSALLETPLLYSCEHCGKEFTSSKAHTQHLKSKTHLARASQEIAHHHEWEEVDQEEEIACEDNDSLKKLKMNRSSTSSGVKDEEFDPRCCFMCDMKHDTVENCTIHMHKKHGFFIPDIEYLKDPKGFITYLGLKVRRDYMCLYCNDRCRPFSSLEAVRKHMDAKNHCKVHYGDGGDDEEAELEEFYDYSSSYVDATGKQLVSSGDFNNNVELGSGGSELIITTRTDDRLSVKSIGSREFLRYYRQKPKPTRTDDTAISSA from the exons atgaagagtttaaTTTGCAATTGTTGTAATAAGGAATTTTTTGacgaaaatgaacaaaaaattcatTACAAATCAGAATGGCACACTTATAATCTTAAACGCAAG GTTGCTGGAGTTCCTGGATTGACAGAAGCACTCTTTAAAGCCAGACAGTCTGCACTTTTAGAAACTCCATTGCTATATAGCTGTGAACATTGTGGCAAAGAATTTACATCCTCTAAAGCTCATACTCAACATCTCAAATCTAAGACTCACTTAGCACGAGCTTCGCAAGAGATAGCTCATCATCACGAGTGGGAGGAGGTTGACCAAGAGGAAGAGATCGCGTGTGAAGACAATGATTCATTGAAGAAACTAAAGATGAACAGGAGTAGTACTAGTAGTGGTGTTAAGGATGAGGAGTTTGATCCGCGTTGCTGTTTCATGTGTGATATGAAACACGATACAGTAGAAAACTGCACGATCCATATGCACAAGAAGCACGGGTTCTTCATACCTGATATCGAGTATTTGAAGGATCCTAAAGGCTTCATCACTTACCTTGGTCTCAAG GTTAGAAGGGATTATATGTGTCTGTATTGCAACGATAGATGTCGTCCTTTTAGTAGTTTGGAAGCAGTTCGGAAGCATATGGATGCAAAAAACCATTGCAAGGTACACTATGGTGATGGCGGTGATGATGAAGAGGCGGAATTAGAAGAGTTTTACGACTATAGCAGCAG CTATGTGGATGCAACTGGAAAGCAGCTTGTTTCATCTGGGGATTTTAACAACAATGTAGAGCTAGGAAGTGGTGGATCTGAACTCATAATAACAACAAGAACTGATGATCGATTGTCTGTTAAATCAATCGGGTCAAGAGAGTTTTTGAGATACTATCGCCAGAAACCAAAGCCTACGCGTACTGATGATACAGCTATAAGCTCTGCCTAG